One stretch of Pararhizobium qamdonense DNA includes these proteins:
- a CDS encoding undecaprenyl-diphosphate phosphatase, producing MADQSIISALILGLIEGLTEFIPVSSTAHVLLAGHFLGFKSPGNTFAVLIQLGAILAILLVYFQRLLSIALALPSSEKARRFVLSVLVAFLPAAVIGAIAHDFIKTVLFETPALICVVLIVGGVILYAIDRMPLKPVYRDVMDYPPSLAFKIGLFQCLAMIPGTSRSGATIAGALLMGTDKRSAAEFSFFLAMPTMLGAFTLDLYKNRAALDFNDVTVIAVGFIAAFVSALIVVRSLLNFVSNRGFAPFAIWRILVGTAGLIGLWLFG from the coding sequence ATGGCCGATCAATCGATCATCAGTGCGCTTATCCTTGGCCTTATCGAAGGCCTGACCGAATTCATTCCGGTATCGTCCACCGCCCATGTCCTGCTCGCCGGGCATTTCCTGGGTTTCAAGTCTCCCGGAAACACCTTTGCGGTTCTCATCCAGCTCGGCGCGATCCTCGCCATCCTGCTGGTCTATTTCCAGCGCCTGCTGTCCATCGCCCTTGCCCTGCCCTCCAGCGAAAAGGCACGCCGCTTCGTTCTGTCGGTTCTGGTTGCCTTCCTGCCGGCTGCCGTGATCGGCGCCATCGCGCATGACTTCATCAAGACGGTTCTGTTTGAAACGCCAGCTCTGATCTGCGTCGTGCTGATCGTCGGCGGTGTCATTCTCTATGCGATCGACCGCATGCCCTTGAAGCCGGTCTATCGCGACGTCATGGATTATCCGCCGTCGCTCGCCTTCAAGATCGGCCTGTTCCAGTGCCTGGCGATGATCCCCGGCACCTCGCGCTCCGGCGCGACGATTGCAGGCGCGCTGCTGATGGGAACCGACAAGCGCTCCGCCGCCGAGTTTTCGTTCTTCCTCGCCATGCCGACGATGCTCGGCGCCTTCACGCTCGATCTCTACAAGAACCGCGCCGCACTCGATTTCAACGACGTCACGGTGATCGCGGTCGGCTTCATCGCCGCCTTCGTGTCCGCGCTGATTGTGGTGCGCTCGCTGTTGAATTTCGTCTCGAACCGCGGCTTTGCGCCCTTTGCCATCTGGCGCATCCTGGTCGGCACTGCCGGCCTTATCGGCCTCTGGCTGTTCGGCTGA
- a CDS encoding DUF1330 domain-containing protein — protein sequence MAKGYWIARVDVRDAERYKDYVAAAKPAFEKYGANFLARGGAFQRLEGDVRARNVVIEFPSMQAAIDCYNSPEYQIAAAIRQEAASAEMVVVEGA from the coding sequence ATGGCCAAGGGCTACTGGATTGCGCGGGTCGATGTCCGCGATGCCGAACGTTACAAGGATTATGTTGCTGCCGCCAAGCCGGCCTTTGAGAAATACGGTGCGAATTTTCTGGCCCGCGGCGGTGCTTTCCAGCGTCTGGAGGGCGATGTGCGTGCCCGCAACGTGGTGATCGAGTTCCCGTCGATGCAGGCGGCGATCGACTGCTACAATTCGCCGGAATACCAGATCGCCGCCGCGATCCGCCAGGAAGCCGCCAGCGCTGAAATGGTCGTCGTCGAGGGCGCCTGA
- a CDS encoding complex I NDUFA9 subunit family protein — protein sequence MTLSNLPPLVTVFGGSGFVGRHVVRALAKRGFRIRVAVRRPDLAGFLQPLGNVGQISFVQANLRYRKSVDAAVHGSDHVVNCVGILFEAGRNTFDSVQDFGARAVAEAVRATGATLTHVSAIGADTKAESIYARSKGRAEKAILETVPEAVILRPSIVFGPEDGFFNKFAEMSRFSPVLPLVGGGNTAFQPVYVTDVAEAVAKSVEGKVARGRIYEIGGPDVLTFKNCLEILLKTIDRKRTLLPLPFGVASLIGSVASLVPFVAPPLTADQVTLLKSDNVVSATAEAEGRTLKAFGIEPTSVEAVLPSYVVRYRPQGQYTRSGSAA from the coding sequence ATGACTTTGTCCAATCTTCCGCCGCTCGTCACCGTTTTCGGCGGTTCCGGATTTGTCGGCCGGCATGTGGTGCGGGCTCTGGCCAAGCGCGGGTTTCGCATTCGCGTCGCCGTGCGCCGCCCGGATCTGGCCGGTTTCCTGCAGCCTTTGGGCAATGTCGGGCAGATTTCTTTCGTCCAGGCCAACCTGCGCTACCGCAAATCGGTCGATGCGGCCGTCCATGGCTCCGATCACGTCGTCAATTGCGTCGGCATCCTGTTTGAGGCCGGGCGCAACACGTTCGACTCAGTCCAGGATTTCGGTGCCCGCGCCGTGGCCGAAGCCGTGCGCGCCACAGGCGCCACGTTGACGCATGTGTCGGCCATCGGGGCCGATACCAAGGCCGAATCGATTTATGCCCGCAGCAAGGGCCGCGCGGAAAAGGCGATCCTTGAGACAGTTCCGGAAGCGGTGATCCTGCGGCCGTCGATCGTCTTTGGGCCAGAGGATGGCTTCTTCAACAAGTTCGCGGAAATGTCGCGCTTCTCGCCGGTTCTGCCGCTGGTGGGCGGTGGCAATACGGCGTTCCAGCCGGTCTATGTCACCGACGTTGCCGAAGCGGTTGCCAAATCCGTCGAGGGCAAGGTGGCGCGCGGCCGTATCTACGAGATCGGCGGCCCGGATGTTCTCACCTTCAAGAACTGTCTTGAAATTCTCCTGAAAACCATCGATCGCAAGCGCACCCTGCTGCCGCTGCCCTTCGGTGTCGCCTCCCTGATCGGCTCTGTCGCCTCGCTGGTGCCGTTCGTGGCGCCGCCGCTCACGGCCGACCAGGTTACGCTGTTGAAGAGCGACAATGTCGTCTCCGCGACGGCTGAAGCGGAAGGCCGCACGCTGAAGGCGTTCGGCATCGAGCCGACATCCGTAGAGGCCGTGCTGCCGTCCTACGTGGTCCGTTACCGCCCGCAGGGCCAGTATACCCGCTCCGGCAGCGCCGCCTGA